Genomic window (Paraburkholderia phenazinium):
GAATCTCCATGAAGCCATTGCGCACGGTGACCGAATAGCAGCCGTAGCCCATGTCTTCCACGGTGACTTTCTGCTCGTCGTGCACGTGCGGCACGTTGTCGGTCATGCCGGCCATGAAGATGTTGATGCCGTGCATCACCCGGTTGTGCTTGAGGTTGTGCATGAACGCGGACGGTGTCATGCCGGCCACGCCGCCCGGAAACACCGCCGTGCCATCGACGCGCGGCGGCGGATGCGAACCGCCGCACAGCGACTTGATCAGTCCCGCGAGCGGAATGTTGTCGGTCTTCATGCGCTCCACGACGACTTCGCGGCCGCGATGCCATGTGGTCATGATCGTGAACAGCACGCCGCCGGCCAGCAGCGGAAACCAGCCGCCGTCGAGCACCTTGCTGACATTGCTCGAGACGAACACCGCGTCGACCAGCGCGAGCGGGCCGATGACCACGAAGGTGGCGAGCGGCTTCCAGTTCCACAGCGAGTGCGTGATGAAATACATCAGCAGCGTGGTGAGCAGCATCGTCGAGGCGACGGCAATGCCATAGGCCGCAGCCAGATTGTCGGAAGACTTGAAGAACACCACCAGAAACACGACCGCCGCGTACAGCGAAACATTGATGAACGGTACGTAGACCTGACCCACCTCATGCGTCGACGTATGGACCACCGGAATGCGCGGCAGAAAGCCGAGCTGGACCGCCTGCTTGGTCATCGAGAACGCGCCGGAAATCACTGCCTGTGAGGCGATGATGGTGGCGGCTGTGGCCAGCAGAACCAGCGGCACCAGGGCCCAGCCGGGCGCCGACTCGAAGAACGGCTGCTCCACCGTGGCGGGCCGCGCCAGCACCAGCGCGCCCTGGCCGAAGTAGTTCAGCACGAGGCTCGGCAGCACCAGCAGCAGCCAGGCGAGACGGATCGGCTTCTTGCCGAAGTGCCCCATGTCCGCGTAAAGCGCTTCGCCCCCCGTCAACGCGAGGAACACCGAACCCAGCACCACGAAGGCCGTACCGGGTGCGTGCGCCACAAAGCGCACCGCATAGAGCGGCGAGACGGCCTCGATGATGGCCGGCCCGGCGACGATATGCAGCAGGCCCAGCGCCGCCAGCGTAATGAACCAGACGATCATCACCGGCCCGAAAACCTTGCCGACCGTCCCCGTGCCGCGCTTCTGCAGCTTGAAGAGGCCAGTGAGAATCACCAGCGAGATGGGGACGATCCACGCCGTCAGTTTCGGGTCGACCAGCGTGACGCCCTCCACCGCCGAGATGACCGAGATGGCCGGCGTGATCATCGAATCGCCGTAGAACATCGCCGCGCCGAATACACCCAGCGTGAGCAGCACCTGGGAGAGACGCGCCGGCGCCACCCGCGAGGCCAGTGCAGTGAGCGCGAGGATGCCGCCTTCGCCGTCGTTGTCCGCGCGCATCACGAAGCTCACGTACTTGAGCGTGACCACCACGATGATCGACCAGAGAATCAGCGACACGATACCGAACACGTTGGGCTGGCTGATGCCGCCCGCCGCCTTCAGACATTCGCGCAACGTGTAGAGCGGGCTCGTGCCGATGTCGCCGAACACCACGCCGATCGCCCCCAGCACGAGGCTGGGCGCGGTGTTGGCGGTCTGGCTCGAGGGGCTGGTGACAGATGAGGACATAGGGTGTCGTAAGTTAAATGAAATTAACGGCATGCCTGACCGTATTGGCGCCTGACGCACATACGGCCCTCGCACCAGCGGGATAACTAGCTTGTAGCAGGTTCTTGATACAACGCGATGAAAATGTGTTGCAGCGGTGGGATTGCTTCGTCCGCGCGTGCATGCATGCGGGGCCCGCCCTATCTGAGCTTCCAGATGCCCCAGATGGCGATGGCCAGCGCTATTCCGAAACCACCGCCCAACAGGATGTAGGTGTCCATTTCAACGTCCTTCAAACCAGGATTGCGTCGCGGGTCGTGCACCGTTAGCGGGCGCAGCACCCTCTAGCGCCGAATACTACCTTTGCTTTCTTTCAGATGCCATTGGAGGTTGGCCTGGCATGCAGGCCGCTGATCCCGGCGCACTCATATCCCTCAGTACACCATAATGATTGCAAGGTACGCGGCGATGCCTGAAATATGGCCTGCCCACAAATGAAAAAGCCCGCGTGGCGATCGCCAGCGGGCTTTCCATATGCTTGGTTGCGGGGATAGGATTTGAACCTATGACCTTCGGGTTATGAGCCCGACGAGCTGCCAGACTGCTCCACCCCGCGTCAGAGAAAACGGATTGTATAGAGATGTCGGCAAATCGTCAAACAATCAGACGGATTATTTTTTTGGCCTCAAAGATCGGCAACCGATGCGCCTTCCACCTTGCCGTCGATGATGTCCGCGCCGTACTGGCTGGCGCTGCGCTTGGCGATGCCGAAATCGGAAAACGTGGCGGGCCGCACGAGTCGAAACACGCGGCTCGCCTTCGAGCCGCTGATTGCACCTGGACGGCAAACGCGCACGGCGACGTCATAACCCTCGGCGTGCCGCTTGTGGCCGTCGAACTTGTCGAACTCCCGCGAGAACACCAGCGGATGCACTTCGAAGTCCTTATAGATAGCCGGATAGAGTTCAGCCATGGCGATTCCCCGATACGTGAGTATTGGACCCACTATACGCCGGGCGATGAGGCCGCCGACGATTTATTTTGTGCAGACCATTCACGCTGTGAAGCGCGAAGCGCGGTCGCATCACGGAGCGCCCTGATCGGCGCAATCGGTATCCGCTGTGCAGGTCCGGTTCCGCCCCTGTTGTTTGGCGGCATAGAGCGCCCTGTCTGCAGCCGCGACCAGACCGTTGCCGTCGCCGTCTTCACCCGCTCGCTGCACTGCCACGCCGGCGCTGACGGTCACGATCCCGGCACGGGAAGCCGGATGTGGCAGCCGCAGGCTTTCAATGGCGGTCCGGATGCCCTCGGCAACTTTCATCGCGCCCTGCTCATCGGTATCGCGCAAGATCAGCGCGAACTCTTCGCCGCCATACCGCGCCACCATGTCCGTTGGACGCCGGGCGACAGAAGCAATCGCCTGTGCGACCGTACGCAGGCACTCGTCGCCACCCTGATGCCCAAAGTGATCGTTGTAGTCCTTGTAGGCGTCGATATCGATCATGATCACGGCCACATGGCTCAGGCTGAGCGCCCGTGCTTCCTTGCGCCATTGGCGCTCGAGTTCGCGGTCGAAATATCGCCGGTTAAACAGGCCTGTCAGGCCATCGCGGAAAGCGAGCGCCTGCAGTTCCTTTCGCTCGTCTGCGAGACGCTGCTCGGCGACCTTGCTTTCCGTAATGTCGCGAACTGTCGCCATCAGCGCCTCCGGCTTGCTGGAGAACGGGTCGATGAGCAGTCGCAGACTCGTTTTCATCCACACGACCTGCCCGTCCGGTCGCCGCCAGCGACTGTCCTGGAACGCCTCGATCGCTCCCCTCATCACGCTTTCAATGGCCATTGTCAGCGCAGCGCGGTCGTCCGGTAGAACGAGCTCCGGGTAATACATGCCGATCAGGTCGTCCGGGGCATAGCCCAGCGCCGGCGTCACCCTGGGTGAAACGTAGGTAAGCCGGCCCTCCAACCCCATGCTCATGACGATGTCGCTCGCGTTCTCGGCGAGCACCCGGTAGCGGCGCTCGCCGTCACCTAGCCGTGCGATGAGACGGTTGCGCTGTGCCTGAGAGGCGCTGATGGGCAGCGCGATAAGTAGCACCGCCATGTAGTAAAGCTGCAAGGCGAAGATGCGGTCCTGCATGCGCACAAAAGGTTCGATCCAGAAAGGGCCCAAACCGTGCACCGTGAACCACATCGCAATGGCCTGGCACAGCAGGACGCCAAGCAGCACGGCGGCTAGTTCTGCCCGAAATGCCAGTAACGCGATGGGCGGAAGCACCCAGTAGAGCAGATGGAACTGGCGTTGTCCGAATACGCCGATCGTGACGACGCAGACCAGCAGCAACAGAACGCCGTTTTTCCCGCGCTGGTC
Coding sequences:
- a CDS encoding potassium transporter Kup, with amino-acid sequence MSSSVTSPSSQTANTAPSLVLGAIGVVFGDIGTSPLYTLRECLKAAGGISQPNVFGIVSLILWSIIVVVTLKYVSFVMRADNDGEGGILALTALASRVAPARLSQVLLTLGVFGAAMFYGDSMITPAISVISAVEGVTLVDPKLTAWIVPISLVILTGLFKLQKRGTGTVGKVFGPVMIVWFITLAALGLLHIVAGPAIIEAVSPLYAVRFVAHAPGTAFVVLGSVFLALTGGEALYADMGHFGKKPIRLAWLLLVLPSLVLNYFGQGALVLARPATVEQPFFESAPGWALVPLVLLATAATIIASQAVISGAFSMTKQAVQLGFLPRIPVVHTSTHEVGQVYVPFINVSLYAAVVFLVVFFKSSDNLAAAYGIAVASTMLLTTLLMYFITHSLWNWKPLATFVVIGPLALVDAVFVSSNVSKVLDGGWFPLLAGGVLFTIMTTWHRGREVVVERMKTDNIPLAGLIKSLCGGSHPPPRVDGTAVFPGGVAGMTPSAFMHNLKHNRVMHGINIFMAGMTDNVPHVHDEQKVTVEDMGYGCYSVTVRNGFMEIPNVPAILLLVAKKIPDWQYEPADTSFFLARDTVLATGESKAMALWREKLFAFLGRNAAQAAEYYSLPANRVVELGGQINL
- a CDS encoding bifunctional diguanylate cyclase/phosphodiesterase, with translation MDIASGRWSNPLLSVLLAFAATTLACVVSLALKSMDQEISPIWLVDAVLLAQMMVARPHQRYGVFVGGVLGNFSTRLFVSHDLVGALCFSFADLVGVVIALRFAPRISTVAELIRPKPLIRFLVGGVVFSTFVSGLVAVTLQGAPEGSSRLPSMTTWFIAHALGCAIFTPAAVAFWTGELANLARVDQRGKNGVLLLLVCVVTIGVFGQRQFHLLYWVLPPIALLAFRAELAAVLLGVLLCQAIAMWFTVHGLGPFWIEPFVRMQDRIFALQLYYMAVLLIALPISASQAQRNRLIARLGDGERRYRVLAENASDIVMSMGLEGRLTYVSPRVTPALGYAPDDLIGMYYPELVLPDDRAALTMAIESVMRGAIEAFQDSRWRRPDGQVVWMKTSLRLLIDPFSSKPEALMATVRDITESKVAEQRLADERKELQALAFRDGLTGLFNRRYFDRELERQWRKEARALSLSHVAVIMIDIDAYKDYNDHFGHQGGDECLRTVAQAIASVARRPTDMVARYGGEEFALILRDTDEQGAMKVAEGIRTAIESLRLPHPASRAGIVTVSAGVAVQRAGEDGDGNGLVAAADRALYAAKQQGRNRTCTADTDCADQGAP